One region of Microbacterium rhizosphaerae genomic DNA includes:
- a CDS encoding class I SAM-dependent methyltransferase, producing MIWDEDAARSYDSPGEGMFDPAVLGPTVATLAELAAGGRAVEFAIGTGRVAIPLADAGVEVAGIELSHAMLARLREKVGEDRIPVVQGDMTTASAGTGFSLAFLVFNTISNLLTQDEQVECFRNAARHLAPGGRFVIELWVPQLRSLPPGHDATVEVSEPGYLLVDTYDTLRQHVVSHHVRFGADLEDGHEARIGRSPHRYIWPSELDLMARLAGFELESRWADWDRSEFTADSRSHVSVYRLVGPAPR from the coding sequence ATGATCTGGGACGAGGACGCCGCGCGCAGCTACGACAGCCCCGGGGAGGGGATGTTCGACCCCGCCGTGCTCGGGCCCACCGTCGCGACGCTGGCCGAGCTCGCCGCGGGCGGGCGTGCGGTCGAGTTCGCGATCGGCACCGGTCGGGTCGCCATCCCGCTGGCCGATGCCGGCGTCGAGGTCGCCGGCATCGAGCTGTCCCACGCGATGCTCGCACGGCTGCGCGAGAAGGTCGGCGAGGACCGTATCCCGGTCGTCCAGGGCGACATGACCACCGCATCCGCGGGCACCGGCTTCTCGCTCGCCTTCCTCGTCTTCAACACGATCTCGAACCTCCTGACGCAGGACGAGCAGGTCGAGTGCTTCCGCAACGCCGCCCGGCACCTCGCTCCCGGCGGCCGCTTCGTCATCGAGCTGTGGGTGCCGCAGCTGCGCTCCCTGCCGCCCGGCCACGACGCCACGGTGGAGGTGAGCGAGCCGGGGTATCTGCTGGTCGACACCTACGACACGCTGCGCCAGCACGTGGTCTCGCATCACGTCCGCTTCGGCGCCGACCTCGAGGACGGCCACGAGGCACGGATCGGCCGCTCGCCGCACCGCTACATCTGGCCGAGCGAGCTCGACCTCATGGCGCGACTGGCGGGCTTCGAGCTGGAGAGCCGCTGGGCCGACTGGGATCGCAGCGAGTTCACCGCCGACTCGCGCAGTCACGTCTCGGTCTATCGGCTCGTCGGTCCCGCACCGCGGTAG
- a CDS encoding inorganic diphosphatase — MGAYDAVIEIPRGSRVKYEVDHETGHVHLDRILYTVFGYPADYGFFDKTLGEDGDPLDVLVLLDQTLFPGVHATVRPVGVLKMSDEAGGDDKVVAVLAKDPRWNHIQDVDDIPEYTKKEITHFFEHYKDLEPGKWVKVDDWADAAEAERLVGEAIARYSHGH, encoded by the coding sequence ATGGGCGCGTACGACGCCGTCATCGAGATCCCGCGCGGCAGCCGCGTCAAGTACGAGGTCGACCACGAGACCGGACACGTCCACCTCGACCGCATCCTCTACACGGTCTTCGGCTACCCCGCGGACTACGGCTTCTTCGACAAGACCCTCGGCGAGGACGGCGACCCGCTCGACGTCCTGGTGCTGCTCGACCAGACGCTCTTCCCGGGCGTCCACGCGACGGTCCGCCCGGTGGGCGTGCTCAAGATGAGCGACGAGGCCGGCGGCGACGACAAGGTCGTGGCGGTGCTCGCGAAGGACCCGCGCTGGAACCACATCCAGGACGTCGACGACATCCCGGAGTACACGAAGAAGGAGATCACGCACTTCTTCGAGCACTACAAGGACCTCGAGCCCGGCAAGTGGGTCAAGGTCGACGACTGGGCCGATGCGGCCGAGGCCGAGCGCCTCGTCGGCGAGGCGATCGCGCGCTACAGCCACGGTCACTGA